The uncultured Methanobrevibacter sp. genome segment AGCAATCAAAGCTATTTGGTTAAGTTCTTCGTGATTCAATTCCCTATTTTCGATTTTTAAAATGTCCTTTCTGCCGATTTCACTGGATGAAACATTCATCGCTATTGTAATATTTTGTGTTTCATTGTCTGGAAGCCCCAGGATTTTGAGGATATGCAATGATTTGTTGGCAGTAATGTGATCGATTACAGTACCGTTTTCAATTGCTTCAATTTTCAATTCTTGTTTTTTGTCTTTTGTCAATTTAACCTACCTTTTATACATTTTCAAGTCTTTCATTTCAATAATCACTTCTGTATCATGGACTAATTGTTCCGGACTTTTGTTTTTAGTTGCAATGGTGAAACATTCAATAACTCTTGCTCCACGCATTGTTACCTTTTCTTTAAGCCTTTTCAAGTTTGCCTCTCCACGGTTGGCATCCATTGTTGCAAATAAAACCACATCTTTTCCCTTGAAGTTGCATCTGTCAATAAGTGTTATTATTGCAGGTGTTGGACTTCCGGACCATGTTGGGGATCCGATGTATATTGTATCATAATTTGTCAAATCCACCTTTGCAGGGAGGATGTCAGTTTTTTCTTCTCTGAATGCACTGATTGTGGAAAATAACCTATTTTTAAATCCTTCACGATTTTTTAAATCATGGATTCTAAGCAAACTTGCATTAAGATGTTTG includes the following:
- a CDS encoding flavodoxin yields the protein MATLIVYYSQRGTTDLVAKTLAKHLNASLLRIHDLKNREGFKNRLFSTISAFREEKTDILPAKVDLTNYDTIYIGSPTWSGSPTPAIITLIDRCNFKGKDVVLFATMDANRGEANLKRLKEKVTMRGARVIECFTIATKNKSPEQLVHDTEVIIEMKDLKMYKR
- the pyrI gene encoding aspartate carbamoyltransferase regulatory subunit, translating into MTKDKKQELKIEAIENGTVIDHITANKSLHILKILGLPDNETQNITIAMNVSSSEIGRKDILKIENRELNHEELNQIALIAPKATVNIIRNFEPVKKDKIILPDKITSIIECTNPKCITNYENEPIKPVFNVINKYPPVVRCHYCEKLIKTEDIDKQFE